One window of Cohnella hashimotonis genomic DNA carries:
- a CDS encoding O-methyltransferase, with protein MTDSREDERAVSPEAYFDGLFDEDADLVRVSESIRERGMPDISVAPGYGRLLTMLVAAARCKAVLEIGALAGYSGICLARGLTEGGKLTSLELKPEYAELATANIAEAGYGDCAEMIVGDALASLDKLMASGRRFDFFFIDADKENYPNYLERAIGLAVPGALIAADNTLLRGRTLNEGKQGPAVQAVRDFNRRLATDPRLLGTHLPSYDGLALFMVR; from the coding sequence GTGACGGATAGCAGGGAAGATGAAAGGGCGGTCAGTCCCGAAGCGTACTTCGACGGATTGTTCGACGAGGACGCAGACCTTGTTCGCGTGAGCGAGTCGATCCGGGAACGGGGAATGCCCGATATATCGGTGGCGCCTGGGTATGGCAGGCTGCTGACGATGCTGGTCGCCGCGGCGCGATGCAAGGCGGTGCTGGAGATCGGCGCGCTGGCCGGCTATAGCGGCATATGTCTGGCCCGCGGCTTGACGGAGGGCGGCAAGCTGACATCGCTCGAGCTGAAGCCCGAATATGCCGAGCTGGCGACTGCAAATATTGCGGAAGCGGGCTACGGCGATTGCGCGGAAATGATCGTAGGAGACGCGCTTGCTTCGTTGGACAAGCTCATGGCATCAGGACGGCGGTTCGACTTTTTTTTCATTGACGCCGACAAGGAAAATTATCCGAACTATCTCGAGCGAGCGATCGGTCTTGCCGTGCCCGGCGCGTTAATTGCGGCCGACAATACGCTGCTTAGAGGGCGTACATTAAACGAAGGGAAGCAAGGGCCGGCCGTCCAAGCGGTGCGGGACTTTAATCGCCGTCTGGCGACCGATCCCCGCTTGCTCGGCACACACTTGCCGTCCTATGACGGTCTCGCGTTGTTCATGGTCCGCTAG